From the Euphorbia lathyris chromosome 6, ddEupLath1.1, whole genome shotgun sequence genome, one window contains:
- the LOC136232745 gene encoding AUGMIN subunit 6, with protein sequence MMMDREKEREVELESAMYTNCLLLGLDPNIIGLGASNGTPRVGLFRHSNPKLGEQLLYFILSSLRGPVQSAKDFDKVWPIFDSAQSRDFRKVVQGIISELESQGALPRSNSRVSSLATCCGPRFVELLWQLSLHALREVHRRTFSADVASNPLPASLTDVAFQHAATLLPVTKARIALERRRFLKNAETAVQRQAMWSNLAHEMTAEFRGLCAEEAYLQQELEKLHDLRNKVKLEGELWDDLVSSSSQNSHLVSKATRLWESILARKSQHEVLASGPIEDLIAHREHRYRISGSSLLAAMDQSAQVPFSDAHLDDKEPNDGSYINVNREKMKNSLDSSHLQVKDEMHARVDDRSGRIQPTVDVAEIIRRWTHALQRIHKQSLHLAKANEGEGPDLLRSAHDGGTSDHSESLAATLAEHQQHLASFQVLINQLKDVAPTIQLSIAECTEKVNNISSNIPPMPKLHGRANSPMQAQSSGRTLESSSDDATEVTSKMSSMQLDKVSASPPALKLPQLFSLTPNSSGKGGNVQKRQTLPQTNQMENISGRNSLDQPLSSSRVDNTPQDSDNSYVQDLKRSVREAALSTQPLNSESSRDSHSDESSEHFFLPLSATGFSRLGLENKVALRKSKRLLTSHKDSSLIESQITNGQAGSKFNGLPEILNNLDSLTDYDHINGFLSTAVSDGAMSHTPGSFYDIEEPHDQVFSPPLLMDTSLLADSYEDLLAPLSETETALMEQ encoded by the exons GATTTCGATAAGGTATGGCCGATTTTTGATTCAGCACAGTCGCGTGATTTTCGCAAG GTTGTCCAAGGGATTATTAGTGAGCTCGAATCTCAAGGGGCGCTTCCTAGGAGTAATTCGAGGGTTTCGTCACTTGCTACTTGTTGTGGACCGAG ATTCGTTGAACTTTTATGGCAATTGTCCTTGCATGCCTTGCGAGAGGTTCATAGACGGACATTTTCTGCTGATGTAGCTTCTAATCCACTGCCTGCTTCACTAACTGATGTAGCCTTTCAGCATGCAGCTACTCTGCTTCCTGTAACAAAG GCTAGAATAGCCCTTGAACGGAGGAGGTTCCTTAAAAATGCCGAAACAGCAGTACAAAGACAGGCAATGTGGTCCAATCTCGCTCATGAAATGACTGCTGAATTTCGTGGTCTTTGTGCAGAAGAG GCTTACTTGCAGCAAGAGCTGGAAAAACTGCATGATTTGAGGAACAAAGTTAAGTTGGAAGGCGAGTTGTGGGATGATCTTGTATCAAGCTCCAGTCAGAATTCCCATTTAGTTTCAAAGGCTACTCGCTTGTGGGAGTCTATATTAGCTCGTAAAA GTCAGCATGAAGTTCTTGCTTCCGGTCCTATTGAGGACTTAATAGCTCATCGGGAGCATAG ATATCGCATTTCCGGATCTTCGTTGCTCGCAGCTATGGATCAGAGTGCTCAGGTTCCGTTTTCAGATGCACATTTGGATGACAAGGAACCAAATGATGGGTCATATATAAATGTAAATAGAGAAAAGATGAAGAATAGTCTAGATTCTTCCCATCTGCAAGTGAAGGATGAAATGCATGCTCGCGTGGATGATAGAAGTGGAAGAATCCAACCCACTGTTGATGTTGCAGAAATTATTAGGCGTTGGACACATGCATTGCAACGTATTCACAAACAATCTCTTCATCTG GCCAAAGCAAATGAGGGAGAAGGTCCAGATTTATTACGAAGTGCACATGATGGTGGTACAAGTGACCATTCTGAGTCTTTAGCTGCAACTCTTGCAGAACATCAGCAACACCTTGCTAGTTTTCAG GTGCTGATTAACCAACTCAAGGATGTTGCTCCGACAATACAATTGTCCATAGCTGAGTGTACAGAGAAAGTGAATAATATATCCTCCAATATTCCACCAATGCCCAAGCTTCATGGTCGAGCAAACTCACCCATGCAGGCTCAGAGTAGTGGAAGGACCTTG GAAAGTAGTTCGGATGATGCTACTGAGGTAACTTCCAAAATGTCCAGTATGCAGCTTGACAAGGTGTCTGCCAGCCCCCCTGCATTAAAATTGCCACAGTTATTCAGTTTGACCCCAAATTCTTCAGGGAAAGGGGGAAATGTGCAAAAGAGACAAACATTGCCTCAAACCAATCAAATGGAAAATATATCAGGGAGAAATTCTTTGGATCAGCCTCTGTCAAGTAGCCGAGTAGATAACACACCACAAG ATAGTGATAATTCTTATGTCCAAGACTTGAAAAGATCTGTAAGAGAAGCAGCTCTATCTACACAACCCTTGAATTCTGAATCATCTCGTGACAGTCACTCTGATGAAAGTTCTGAGCACTTCTTCTTACCTCTATCAGCAACTGGATTTTCTCGTTTAGGTCTAGAAAACAAAGTGGCTTTGAGAAAGAGTAAGAGATTACTTACATCTCATAAGGACAGTTCCTTGATTGAGAGTCAAATTACTAATGGTCAAGCTGGGAGCAAGTTCAATGGTCTACCagaaatattaaataatttggATTCTCTAACTGATTATGACCATATAAATGGCTTTCTCTCTACGGCTGTCTCAGATGGTGCAATGTCTCATACACCGGGGTCGTTTTATGACATTGAGGAACCTCATGATCAGGTCTTCTCACCCCCTTTGCTAATGGACACATCCCTATTAGCTGATTCATATGAGGATTTACTTG CTCCACTTTCTGAAACTGAAACAGCATTAATGGAACAGTGA